GGGCAGAGTCGTTAGAGAGGATGAAACTGGTTTTGCCGAGTGTAACGTGTTCTTCCCTGGACAAGTCCCCCCCGAAGGATTTACGGAGCCGTTCCATGTGAAAATCTGTCAGCAGTACAACAAAGAGCCACGCTTTGCAACCCTCTACAGTACTAAGGACAAAATCCCTCTTTATTCAGCTTTTAAGTTTACAAAGCCAGCTCAAAGTGAGGAGGAGAACTGGCTGGTTGAACCACAGGTAAGGCAGCTTTTCTTTCGCTGTAAAGCAACTGTTCCTGGAGAACATTTCCTCTGGGGTGAAGCTGGGGCTACAATTTTGCAAAGGAGGCAGGAACTCTGCTTGTTGAACTTCTGTTGGTATGAATTTAGCATGAGCAGAACTTATTTTTGTGCTTGGAACTGAGCAAACAAATAGTTTCTTATCCCAGGGAGCTTATAATGAAAACTGGGAGGCTGTTGCATGAATGTGCAGTCCCAGGGGAGAGGAAAGCTCTCTCTGACCACACCAGTGATGTGTCTGTCCTGCCCAGCCAGCTCTTGTGGGCAGGGAGCGCTGCTGGTGGGTTAAACATTGCAGTGTCAAGTTCAAAGTTTGTTCTGTTGCCAGTGTGATCACAGTGTTGATAGGAGTTCTTCAGCTTCACTAAGCAGAGATAAAACATCCATTTGTGGTTCACCAAGTtgatgctgcagcttttcagtgtGTCCCACTGTTACAGACTGAGGTAGGGAAATGAGTTGCTGTGTCCTGGGGCATGCAGGCTTCAGTCAAGTCAGAAGTATGCAGTATAAAATGAATTTTGCCAGAGCCTCAGTAGTTTTTGTCTCCCCTGACGCTTGGCATGTTTAAGCAAGGCCTTCAGGCTGTTCAATTTAAAggaaatcctttaaaaattgGTGGTGCCCTAAGACAACATTAGCTCTTCTTCCCCCCCcaaattttagatttttcagCAGTGATAATGAGGAATTTTGTAGCAACATCAAGGTACCCCATCTGTTGAGCTCAGGAAAGATTGCCAGTGTGCAAGGGTGCTTTGTAAGGGCAGGAATGGCTGAAGTGTCAGAGCAGTGTGTTGGGAGTGTGGCCCTCAGCTACTGGATGTTGCCACAATCAAATTCACCCCTCtgccaggagaatgctgtgCTTATTTTTCTCATGTGTGGTGATGAGATACTAAGGCCACAAGGCCACAGGCAGTGAAGAGAGAAGATCCTAAGTGCTTATCACCCTGGACTATCTCAGGGCTCTCTGGGCTGGGTTTTGAGTTGTAGGAGTTCTTCTAAGGGCCTTTTGATCTGAGTTCCTTCCACTTCACAGGCAAGTTGTGGGAGCTTGCCCTTTCAAAACAGAGGAAGCTTTTTGGAGACTGTCATTACCGAGTTGTGGAAGGGTGGTAAGTTTTTAAAGCGTAAAGGAACCTAGGCTGGCAAGAATCTTTGGTCAGTGCCATGGAGGCAGCAAGgtaaagcagcagagatgaggTCCTTTCCCATTTGCCTTGGCCAGTGACACGCTTCATCACCTCTAGCCCCCATATCTCCTCCTGCTTCTTGTGGTCCAACCCTCCCAACCTACCTAGGTAGGCTCAGAAGCTGTTCCTGCCATGGAGCAGTGGGCAGCCCCCCACCAGTAACTTCGGTTTTCCTGCACCTCCTTTTAGCTGGCTTCTCTGCCCTTCCTGCTCCATTCCTTTTCACCCCTCATCTTGTCTTTGTTCCTGCCAGCACTCCAGAGTCCCAAACCTTGTGTGTCCTGCCACCAAAACCTTCTGCAGCCTCAGAAATAATAGGGCAGGTGCTAACTTTAGTTGCTCTAGCTTCTCCAGAGCAGCCTCACAGGTTGACAGTAGTTCTTAGACTCATTAATGGATCCCCTTCATCCATTGCTGAAATGCACGTCTCAGAGGCAGGGAGTAGCAACTCTGCAGTTCCCTGGAGGAACCTCTGACTTAGAAAAGtactgagacaaaaaaaaaaaaatctgcagaagGATATATAAGGGGAAGAAATCAAGAATATGAAAAATTCCTGTAACTCAAGAAATAAGTACATACAGCCCTCTCAGACACTGCCACTTGGAGGAGAGAGAGTGAGGAAGAGCTTTCACACCCATCATGTATGTTCTATCAAGGCTAGGTCAGATGGCTGCTGAAGGGAACTCTTAGCTACACCTGCTCTGTAGCATAGCCCAGGGAGCTCATATCACCAATTTTCTGGGTGATTTCCTTGCTGAGACAGGGGTAGCTGGGTACGAGCTGGCTGAGCTGCACAGTGGCACGGGCATGCACATGGAGATGCAGACACAcagcaaatggaaagaaatcaCTGTAAAAGCATTCTCAGCACTCCAGTGAGGGCCTCAAGTTTGTCATAtgctttttgggggggggattaTGATGTAAGTGGTGAGGGCACCGTCTCACTCCCTCCTCAGGAATGTCTGCCTGAGAAACAAATGCCAAATGTAGCACAGCAGCAGTAATTGGGTGACAAGTGTGAGGTATGTCAGTGCCACCCACTGCGGATTGGCAGCTGGAAACAATGAATTAATTTGGCAATTAGTGAAAAAGTAGAGAGCAGGAAGGGTAGGCTGATGAGCAGGGTACTGATGGGACTCCCCCAGGCGCAGGTCTGAAAACCTGCTCTGCCATAGATTTCCTAGGGGCTGAGAGCAAGTCACTTAGGTGTCTTTCACCTCGTTCATTTTGGTTGTCTGGAAATCTCTGTGTTTGATTCTTTCTGTAGCTTAGACAGAGATGGAAAACTCTGGAGTTGCTTTTTCCATCCTAATGTATGAAGGGCTGGATGAATTGCCTCGTGTTTTCATTTGGTTGATGGCTACCACCAGGCAGATGACCAAGCTGGGATTCTTACCCAGCTACAGTGCAGCTACCTCTGAGCTGCTCTTGCAATCTCTCTTGGCAGAGAGTCAAGAAACAGGCACTTCTAGAGCCACTCGTGAACGTCCTACTACAGAAACCTCAGTGTAGGCTGCAGTGTGCCTCTTCCCTGACATACAAGTCCCACACTAAGGTTGGATCAAACATTTCCACTTCAATCAAAGGTGTAAGGGTGCCTGAGGAAGCAGTGGTGGGAGAGGGGTGCTGAACTTCACCAGGGATCCTGAATACCAGGGTGGGGAAGGTGGGAGGTCCTGCCTTGTTAAATGACCAAACTCAATGGAAGCTGCCTGCCCTAATAACTATGTGTTGCCATGCTTTTAATCCCCTCTGCCTCTGTCCCATCTGCACCCTCCACTTAATGACACACATCAATGTTGTTATGTGCTAACATCCACACAGGCTTCAGGCACataagttatttttaaatctctatCTTATGATAAGGAGTTTACCTGTCTGCTTGGATTTTACCCTGAGCAGTTCCAGGTTGTTTGGACAGGTGGCTTCATGGCTGACTCCATGAACGCAGATATGCTTTGGGGTGACACAAGCCAGAAGCTTTTTGAAGCAGGGAAGAAATGTATCTTGCAATGCAGATTAGATGCAGTGCTGAGACAGCCTGCCTTTGGGACTGAGCTGGAGAAGGCATGAAAACCTCAGGTATGCATTAGTTATTACAAACCATAATAGGAGTTATTATAAGCATAATTAGGTGATGTCAGAGCCTGACACATGAACAGcacacagctgcatttttatcATATTCTTCTTTAACTGCACCCAAACAATCCCGATGGTATGTGCAAAGGCCTGAAACTGGACAGGTAAACAGGGACATATTTTCTTGATAGGCTCCTCAAGGTTTGCATGCAGCAGCTCATAAggacagagaaattaaaattattctttttcatgtAGGTTGGGGATATCTGCCAGGAGGCAGAGCTGATCCATCTTAGGTCTATGTGTCCTTGTAGCATGGCAGCGCTCACTATGGGAGTGAGATGGGATGAGTGTCTCTGGGAGGGTTTAAAACTCCAAAGGGTCATAGCACTGAGGAGAGTTCCTGGGCACAGCCTCACATCTGTGCCCAATCCCCCTCACCTCTTCTGTGCGATTAAACACACTGGGTGCATCCCTTGTCCCATGGCACACCATCATCTCATCAGAAGGGGAGAATGGCAAGGGGAGCGGGGCCAGGAAGAGACAGTGCTTTTGTAGAATGCAGAATGTCTGGCCTCATCAGCCAGATGCAGCCTGTTGTTTGGGGTGACTAAGCAAGAGGGGCAAAATAAGGCAGTAAAAGTGCAGAATTAGCTCTTTTTTAAGCAGCACATTTAGAAAAAGCTGTGATTTGGGCATCAGCACATGGGACTCACAATGGTCCTCCCAGTCCTGAAGCAATAAGCATCAGATGCTtcaaaaaaagagcaagaaaccTCCTTAGCAGGAGGTGGGGTAATGCAGCCCTCTGCAATGGCCAAGCTTGGCACTGTGACCAAGCTTGGTGCAGAGGGAGCCCTGCGCCTTGACTGCTGGGGGTTGGCTGATGCAGGACGCcagccagagctcagctcctggctgagGGTGATGCACAGTTGCTGGCACTGGCCAGCACTGGCCTTTTCATCCTGATTCTCAGCACAGGCTGGTGCAGAACTGTGAGGAGGTGATGTGGCACTAAGAGGATGCAAACTCTGTGTAAGATTGCAAGGACACAGTTGGGTGTCTGTCCATGTGCACTGCAGGGTGGTCAAGAGACAAGGATGGATGACCTTGATGATGGCAGTGATTCAAGGTATAGATGTCTGCTATAGATGTCTCCAAAGTGCATATTAGATAGTGCAGTAAACAATTTATAGGCCGGGGCAAAGGCAGAAGGTTTAATTGGGCCAGCACAGTGCTGGGACCTGAGGGCCACAGTCTCTGAAACAGGGAATACAGAAGGCAGTGACTGCCAGAGATCGTCTGCCACCCCCGAGCTTCTACCAACATGTTCACCCTCTAATCTGAGGAACAAAATGACAATTTGGTGCAGCCCTCTGGAGCGGCTGCAGGCAGTGTCAATAGGAATGACTATGGATCAGACAGAGCTGTGGCCGCCTGAGAAAGACCTGAACACACCCTGACATTTAGTGCTTCTCCTCCCACTGCTCTTTACCGCCTCCACCTGCCCCCTTCCCCCGCCCCGTGCATGGCTCCAGGACAAATTTTGCTGCAGTAATTGCTACCTCTGGCTCTACAGCATGGGAACCAAAGACACCAGCAAGTAGCGCAGATTCCATCGAGGACCTTTGGTGATGGCTGTGTGGTCATTAAGGGTGAGGTTCAGACTATTAATGACGTGAGGATTAGACTGCTGATGACCAGCCCTGCAACAGCCCTAGGAGCTCACTGCTGTGTCTCCTGTTCAAGGCAGGGAAGTTCAGGTGACCTGACACGATGTATGGCTTCATGCTTGCTTCTTACACAATAAGTGGTAAATGCCTTCTCTAGACACCTTATACACCAtggcttgtttggttttttctttccccttggCTTGGATTTTATAGTTCAGAGGGACTTAAGCTGTCATGGTTAAGTTCTTAAATGAACTGCAGGTACCACCACAGTAGGAGGTGAAAACATGACCCTAAATCAAGCCATCTATTGGTCTCAAAAACCTCTTCTAGGACAAAGCACAAGTTAGAGGCTTCGTGTAGGGTGCCTGGTGAGATTTTGAAGGATGTGCTGTGCGGTGTACGAGACTCGAGAGCTGCGAATATCCTTTGGAGCCTAAACCAATGTGTTTGGCAGAGCAGCTAAGTAGAGAATACACTCCTCTGAAGCACTTCAAGGAAAGTAAGGAGAGGGTGCAGGATATAATCCAAGGCATGGCATCTACTAGTAGTGCTAACGAAGAGTAAATGTCAAGGCCCATGTTACACATTGCTTTCTAGGAAGGTGAATTGCATGCAGTAACGCTTCTCTCTACTCTTTCAGATAGATGATCCAGAAAATGACTTGCACGAAATGGTGCATGAAGCCGATATTGGCGGCACTGTGGCCAACCTTGGTGCAAATCAAGCCCTGACCTCAGACTACGTGGGCTCTGGCTACGAGAGAGGCCTTCTCAATCCCAGTGTGCTTAATGAGGAGGATTTCCAGGTGGCCACTTACACACTCACGAACGCTGTCCCTCtgagcccagctctgagcaaaAGCTGGCACAGAGACATTGGGAAGGTAGTGGAACAAGCTCTGATCTCTCACTGCTCCAAGATGGATCATCTATATCTCCTTGCAGGTGCAATTCCTTCCAGTGTCCGAGTTAAAGGCAAGGTGTCAGTGCCGGAGAGCCTCTGGCTGGCAGCCTGCTGTGATGCTCCAGAGGGATGGTCCCTGGGACtagtgaaaaaaatcaatgatgAAAACAGCTTGGCAGACCTCACTgtaagagagctggagaagcagcttcTACCAGGAGTTCACTTGTTCAAGGGCAACTGTGGGGAGGACAAACAAAgccaggagaaaagagaagcagtATTGCAAGCTGTCAGTCAGATCCGCTCTGGAGAGCAAGTAGAAACAAGTGACAACCAGGAGACCAAGGACAGCGGCTGGGTGAGAAGAGTGGCTGGCATCATTGCTACCCCTTTCATCAAACTTCTGGAACTCCTCATCTACATCTTTGTGGAGCTGGtgaaatttgtgttttattttctgtggcttGTTGTAAAGCGAGTTGTTGGTACAGTTCTGGATGGAGTGTACAGCCTGTGGAATGGGATGGTGTCCTACCTTAAAGCTGTGAGCATGGTGCTCATCAGCATCCCCTATGATGCTGGGAGGGTCATCATCAATATCTTCCTGGGCTTCCTGCAAATTGTTCAAGATCTGATGTCCCTCACCTACAGGATCCTGAGCATCCCCGTGGGGTTCATCCTTCaccttgctgcttttccttacCACTCCATCTGTGCCATTCCCTCTGTCCTTAAAGACATGGCCACTGGGATCGGGGGCACCTTTTCGCTGGTCATCGATGCCACAGCTGCAGTTCTGCATGGTTTTTATTACCTAGCTGGTCACATCGTCAAACGGTTTGTCCCTAAAGGCTCCTCTGATGACTGATAGGGACGGAAACCAAGGCTGCAAATACATGGAATGAAGGAGGAGTGGGGCAATGCTTTAAGATACGTGGCCAAATGCTGTCAATTTCATTCTGGTATTTATTGTAGTGACATTAATAATAATGAACTGACTGGGGAATAGCAAGGAGGGCCAAGGCAATGTTGCTTGGGGCCGCCACCACTGTAACTCAAGTTCTGTCTGTTGTAAAATGTTCGGGTTTTATCGGTGCGGGCCACAAAGTTTCTGTGATTTGCAGGTGTCAAGATGCTTCCTCTGGGAAATGCACACTAAATGTGGTACGAGGTAATTTCTTTCTGGCTGTGGTGACACTGAGACTTATGAAGTGTCAGTGAGCTCTGCAGAAGCCCATCCCTTCCAAGGAGCAGGTGGTGGTGGTCAGGGGAGGACTTTGGTTACAGAGGGTTACTGGGACTTGAtgaaaggagaaggaggcaATGCCTTGgggctgggaaacagcagggaGCGGGGTGGAATGGGGGCAAGGTCCTGCTGTTGGCTGCATTGCTCATTTTTCTGGTGTCCCACTGGTAGAGGGGTTGCAGCTGGGTATATCTCATAGTCCTCAGGCCTTTCCAGACGTCTGAAACTGCATGGATCTTGCAGCAAGGAAAGACCCAATGCCCATTTTTTTTGCATGATGGGAAAGCATTTTTCCTTAGCCATACCAAGGTCATCTTCCCCCAACCCTTCCTTGCTGTCTGGTGACCACTGAAGGTCTAAGCCCTGAAAATTCAAGATGTGGTGTTCTCTGAAGGTCTAAGCCCATGAATGTCTTAGCTCTGAAGCCCTCGTGTCTGCTCCAAAGCCCAGCAGATCTGCGAGTCATACTTTTGGCTTCTGTTGCCACCTGCCTTGCCTCCCTTGAGAGCTGACTGCTCCTGAAGCACTCAGGGGACTATGGACTGTCaagggggaggagaggcaggagggatccctggctgcagctcttgttttgctttgtgaaaaCCCACCTGGTGAACCCATGCACAAACACTCACTTTAATGCCAGAGGCAAAACCAACCGCTCTTCGGCACTGCTCATCCTCTCTGCTCACTCTTCACACCATCTTCCCTCTGCCAGCATGAGCCATGTCCTCCAGCATCAGCACCACTGGAGCTGGGGCACACATCAGGCTTTGCAGGGGACCATCAAGTGTTAGTAGCCAGATGAGGGGCACAGAGACACCTGCGGCTGCTGGAGAAAGGCACAGGagtgctgcccttccctggggCTTGGCTCAGCAAGGGGCTTTGGATCTCTTGGTGCAGTTGCCTACAGGAGGGAGGCTTCTTGTCTCAGCAGCATTTACTTTGACTGGACTCCAAGAGGCATTTGGGAGTCCTACCTACATGGTTCCTTCCTTTCACACGCATCTGTGTCTCTCCCTCCAGCGCCAGCTTGGTGTGGACCCCTGATCTGCCGTAGCATCCCATGATGAGTCCCAGGAGTGATGGTGCTGCCATCTCAGTGGTGCTGTGTTGGTGGTGGCCTGTCCTGGGCTGAAGAAAACTCAGTTACTAACATGGCAGCTTTGCCTCTCTGCATGTAGCTTGCAGCAAGGCTGAGCTGGCATGGATGGattcagagggaaaaggagataTGGCTGGTTCATGATGGGACAGAGTAGTTTCTTCAGCTCAGGGGCTATGTTCAACGCAAccaaatgtgtgtgtgcacatccCAGACCAGCACACCCTGGCCAGGTGGCACCTTGTTCAGCAGCGATGCAAATGGCAAAGTTGGGGATGCCAACAATGGTGAAGTGGGGAAGCAGTGGCATGAGTGGGAAGAGAGGATGACTCTTCGTCTCTCCCTTCATGGGCACAGCTGGTTTATGGAGGAAGAGAGGCTGACTGCAAGCAGCACTGGcttttttcaaaaggaaaggcAGCTTTTGTGTGCCAGTAGAGGTATAGCTGGGTAAAGTCAGTGGTGTTCTACTATAGGAATGTTGGGTGCAAGGGACAAGGTCACTGCTCCTAACAGGCAGAGAACAGCCAGCGGATGCTCTCCAAACTGAACTTTGCATTTCTGCCCACTCAAACATGCCTGGTCTGCTATCAAGACAGATGTGGAGCTGATTCCCCGCTCCTTCATGAGACTCTGTCTCAATCCTGGTACTCCTCTAGGGCTACATGGCAGCTCTCAAGGCAGGAAAGCAGCCAGCTCAAGTCCAAGGGGATGCCAGGATGGGGTGACAGGGGCCCCAGCCTGGGGTCCCCAGGATTCCCAGCAGCCTCTGAAGGCatgtgtggcagcagcagctctcaagTGCAACCCAAGCACTGGGGAGAAGGGGTAGCTGCCCCCCACAGCTGTCTTGCACCTTGTGTGTGGCCTTATGTCTGACCCATCTCAGCTGTGTGgcactgcacagcagccagCCATGCCCTTCCTGGGGTCTCTGTATCCAGAGCAGCTTCCCTACACCTGaacccagcagcccctgcatCCCAGGTCCACCAGCATCtccagtgcagctctgcagtcacAGTGACATGGGAGCTCACGTGCTGATAAGCAGCAAAGCTGAGGCACCTCACGAGGTCTGCATTGTCAAATTGCCACCACTGTCACTACCCCACCTGGCTCAGGCCAGcatgtctctgctgcagccatgACTTCTGACAGCAAGGGGACAATCCTTGAAATCTAAGGCACTGCAGCTCTATTGGATTTGGGCAGATGTGCAACCGTATTATTAAAATTGTCTTAACATGCTCAGATGTCAAATGCTAAGTACAGTAACGGACATGGGgcatttctcttctgtgctgcATGTCTGAGTAGGCAGAGGGAAATCTGCCTTGAATATTGAGCAATTATCACAGAACAAGCAACATCCTGCAAAAAAACACTGTTTGAGATTCTTCTTCTCTAGGCATGATTTATGGCTCCTGAGCTTTACTCTATCCTTGGAAACATACGGcttcaacaaaataaaattaacttttccaAAGAGAGGCTGGTATCACTTTCTGTCACAGTTGCAAATGAGATAATACAACCTAGGGTGCCCTGACTAATCAAGAAAACACCAGCAGCACAGTTGTTCCTTGTAACAGCTTGACATCTGATATTAATGGCTCTTTTGTGCTTTTTATACACCTTTCCTCTCTCAAAGCACTGTAAGACTCAATAATTAAGCTGCAGAATAAGTAGGTAAAAGCTGAGATGTGGCAGGCAGTGAATATGACTGTGTGTGCCAGGAGAGGGGATTGTTTTACTCCAGTGAGATGCACTGGAGTGCAGCATGATAGCCAGTTTTTATACAGAAATCACAGCGCAGCAGCACAGTTCTTCACAGCTCACAGGGAGAAACTCCCTCTTGTGCAGGGCCAGTCCCTGGCCTGGCTTCATCACAACTTCCTTACCTTTCCTGAAAGGGCTAATTATACTCTACTGAAAGTATAGAGATCCTGTGATGAGTAAACCAGATGTTGGTTTTGCAGGTACCTATGTTTTGCAGGTACCTCTCTTTGGGCAGATGAATCCCTGCAACTGAATCTGCATCTGTCTCAAGTCCGCAGGAGCTGGTGAGGCACTGGTACATgttgcctggagaagctgtggatgccccatcactGGAAATGGTCAAGGTCAAGTTGGCAGGTTGGCTGGGGCTTTGATCAGtgtggtctagtggaagatgtccctgccttAACCAGATCACCCAGAGGTTCGACAGAGGGGTATCTGCACCTCGAGGTGACCCTTGTCACTGCTGCATccaccctggggctgggcaTCCACAATGGCAGAGGAACTCAGTAACCCTGGCAGGACAGCCCCTCAGTCTCAGGCCCTCTGGGTCACacctctgctgccactgcacGTTTTGGAGCTACTCACCTTGTGTGGAACTCcatcagcagctctgtccctccctcttgtcagggagctgctcctgctcagcagggAATCGAGCCGTACTTGCTCAAAGGTTATCTCTCCAGCATAGTCAGTgccagaaaatggaaaaggtactggaaaataaataccaGTGCAACTCGTTTGGCCAGGAGGGATTGTCTGGGAGCAAGGAGTGTGAGGTGTGtctggggtgtgtgtgtattaGTGAGGTTGCAATACTGTGGGTTTGGCATGGGATGACTTCTCTCTGCTGCACAGACTTCTGGGCTGTTGGACTTACTTTGGTGGATCTCACACTGGGTAACATCTGCTATTGATTTCCATAGAACTGGTGTTTCCAGCCAAGCAGAAACGCCTAAAGACTTTCCAGTGGTGTTAGTGTTACAGCTGGTTGGAAAATCTCCAAGGAATTATATTCTGTCAGAACAGGGTGATTTATCATACAGGGCTCTTTTCACAGCAATTTACCATTTttagtggaaaatatttttcaggtcCAGGTTGGAACAAGGACAGGAAACATCCAAGAGCAGCCCAGGATCTGGATTAGTGGTTTGGATGTGGACATTCAGCACCCACTCCTGCCTTACAGCAGGTTTGGCATGTGAACGTGGCTCTCTCCATTTCAGAAGCATATCCTTCAGCCATGGCCCGTCTTAGCATATGTGTCATTTTCTTCCAgggtaaaaaaaccctgtcTCCTTtccaaaaatgctgaaattgtGACAATATTCCTGAGAGGTAGAAGCCATTTTCTactgagccagcagcacagTTGCATGCAAAACTGAAGCAGAGGCATCGAGTTCTTCTGCAGTATCACCTTTATGAATAAGTTGATGTATTAAGCTAATTTAACATGGTGAAGAATGGACTTCTGCAGCAGATGGCATTGTGTGACTTTTCCAAATCCCCAGTACCTGCTGGTAAAAGGTGGTTATGGACCaatgccaggagctgcagcaggtggGCAGGACTGTGCTGTTGGGCAGGGGAGGAAATGTGGAAGAAGAACATCAGAccagataaaaggaagaaatttcttttaaaatgaggGTAAATCACAGGGTAAACCCTGGTACAGGTTGTCTAGAGAGGTAGtaggtgctccagccctggaaacattcaaggttaggctggatgggactctgagtGACCTGATCTGGTTGAAGATGTCCCAGGTTGAACTATGTAGCCTTTcaaggtcccttgcaacccaaacaTTCTACGATTCTGTGAAACCAAGTGGCCACCAGCTAAACAGTGGACAGTAAGGGCTGAGAAATGGTCTCTGCTTGATTCTGACACCAACCATCTGCTGAGATGCCTgaagcagctccagagggatgATATAATAGACTCATGGAGACATCACTTTCTGGATTTATGCTATCTAAATGTAggcatttaaaatttcttctctgcaggCACAGGAGTCCCTTTGTTCAGTACAAATGCCTCACCTGGCTTTCAGCTGGGCACCTCAGCTGGGTGCCTAAAGCTGGGACCAATAAAGCTTAGCTCGGGTTGGTGGCTGGTGGGGCTTGTCCCACCCTTGAAGACCCTTGAGGGGTCCACTGACATGGTTCACCCAGATGATGGTACAGGTGGGATGCTCTTTCCCACAGCCCCTTGGAAGGCCCTTGGGTCACTAAATCCTTCTATGCAGGTAGGACTAATATCAGGGTCTGATGCCTCCTGAGTGCCGCTGGAAATGACCCACAGCGCTCACAGCCACGTTTGGGTGGTGGTGGGGGTTGTGTGTGGCCCTATTGAAACAGAAGGGATTAACTACTTTGTGCACCTCAGCCACATGGCTTGGCCTGACCTGTGTGGAATGAA
This Corvus moneduloides isolate bCorMon1 chromosome 2, bCorMon1.pri, whole genome shotgun sequence DNA region includes the following protein-coding sequences:
- the ENDOD1 gene encoding endonuclease domain-containing 1 protein, whose amino-acid sequence is MKTSIVFLLCISVFPGFSQGRVVREDETGFAECNVFFPGQVPPEGFTEPFHVKICQQYNKEPRFATLYSTKDKIPLYSAFKFTKPAQSEEENWLVEPQIDDPENDLHEMVHEADIGGTVANLGANQALTSDYVGSGYERGLLNPSVLNEEDFQVATYTLTNAVPLSPALSKSWHRDIGKVVEQALISHCSKMDHLYLLAGAIPSSVRVKGKVSVPESLWLAACCDAPEGWSLGLVKKINDENSLADLTVRELEKQLLPGVHLFKGNCGEDKQSQEKREAVLQAVSQIRSGEQVETSDNQETKDSGWVRRVAGIIATPFIKLLELLIYIFVELVKFVFYFLWLVVKRVVGTVLDGVYSLWNGMVSYLKAVSMVLISIPYDAGRVIINIFLGFLQIVQDLMSLTYRILSIPVGFILHLAAFPYHSICAIPSVLKDMATGIGGTFSLVIDATAAVLHGFYYLAGHIVKRFVPKGSSDD